The following proteins come from a genomic window of Geomonas sp. RF6:
- the recJ gene encoding single-stranded-DNA-specific exonuclease RecJ, with the protein MQPITERSWRVRGGDEGCAERLAPSGIPPLLARLLSNRGITDPSEANGFLNPTLSSLHDPLLLSGMEAAVVRLADALAGGEKVCVHGDYDVDGVTSVAVLLSFFRAVGLDAFPYIPKRLSEGYGLSHQGVEAARSAGATVLVTADCGITSVAEARLCREAGIDLIITDHHSPGEDLPDSFATVNPLLPGCAFPFKSLAGVGVAFNLVMALRALLRRRGVFANRPEPDIRGYLDLVALGTVADVVPLVGENRVLVSYGLKELSASRRVGVQALKEVAGVTGEVSCGSVGFRLAPRINAAGRLEDAALGLELLLCEDPERARAIAKDLDDSNAERQAIERATIEEARAMLSAGACRGRKSIVLASSDWHPGVIGIVASRMVEIFHRPAILFALEDGTGRGSGRSISRFHLLDAIRSCADHLLRFGGHSHAAGLSIAEEELDRFALSFDEAAARVLDEEALTPQTLYDAELSAAAIDEDLPGLLARMKPFGMGNPEPLFLLREARVVDRRPIRGGHLKLTLSSGGRRFDAVGFGLAEKGEVVGEVVDLLFSPGINVWNGKSSLQLVLKDVRPAGSGKEAFPNLPQPAAESLLTEASLR; encoded by the coding sequence ATGCAACCGATTACCGAACGAAGCTGGCGTGTCAGGGGGGGGGACGAGGGGTGCGCCGAGAGACTGGCGCCTTCAGGGATCCCGCCCCTGCTGGCGCGCCTCCTCTCCAATCGCGGTATCACCGATCCATCCGAAGCGAACGGTTTTCTCAATCCCACGCTCTCGTCCCTGCACGATCCCCTCCTGCTTTCCGGCATGGAGGCGGCTGTTGTGCGCCTCGCGGACGCCCTCGCCGGCGGGGAGAAGGTCTGTGTGCACGGCGACTACGACGTCGACGGGGTTACCTCCGTTGCCGTCCTCCTCTCATTTTTCCGCGCCGTCGGCCTCGACGCCTTCCCCTATATCCCGAAACGCCTGAGCGAAGGGTACGGTCTTTCGCACCAGGGTGTGGAGGCTGCCCGTAGCGCGGGGGCGACCGTCCTTGTGACCGCCGACTGCGGCATCACCTCCGTGGCGGAGGCAAGACTGTGCCGCGAGGCGGGGATCGACCTCATCATCACGGACCACCACTCTCCCGGGGAGGATCTCCCCGATTCCTTCGCCACCGTGAACCCGCTCCTTCCGGGGTGCGCCTTCCCCTTCAAGTCCCTTGCAGGTGTCGGCGTCGCCTTCAACCTGGTGATGGCCCTGCGCGCCCTCCTGCGCAGGCGCGGCGTGTTCGCGAACCGCCCGGAGCCGGATATCAGGGGGTATCTCGATCTGGTGGCGCTTGGCACCGTCGCCGACGTCGTTCCCCTCGTGGGGGAAAACCGGGTGCTGGTGAGCTACGGGCTGAAAGAGCTCTCCGCTTCCAGGCGCGTCGGTGTCCAGGCATTGAAGGAGGTTGCCGGGGTAACGGGAGAGGTAAGCTGCGGCTCGGTCGGCTTCCGCCTCGCCCCCCGCATTAACGCGGCGGGTCGCCTGGAGGATGCGGCGCTCGGCCTGGAACTTCTCCTTTGTGAGGATCCTGAGAGGGCGCGGGCGATCGCCAAGGACCTGGACGACAGCAATGCCGAGCGCCAGGCGATAGAGCGTGCGACGATCGAGGAGGCGCGCGCCATGCTCTCCGCCGGAGCCTGCCGCGGCCGAAAGAGCATCGTTCTCGCCTCCAGCGACTGGCACCCGGGAGTTATCGGGATCGTTGCCTCCCGCATGGTGGAGATCTTTCACCGCCCCGCGATACTCTTCGCGCTGGAGGACGGCACCGGCAGGGGGTCGGGGCGAAGCATCTCCCGCTTCCACCTCCTCGATGCCATACGCAGTTGCGCCGACCACCTTTTGCGCTTCGGCGGACACAGTCACGCAGCCGGGCTCTCCATCGCCGAGGAGGAACTGGACCGCTTCGCCCTCAGCTTCGACGAGGCCGCCGCCCGGGTGCTTGACGAGGAGGCTCTCACCCCCCAGACGCTCTACGATGCGGAGCTCTCCGCCGCCGCCATCGACGAGGACCTTCCCGGGCTTCTGGCGAGAATGAAGCCGTTCGGGATGGGAAATCCGGAGCCTCTCTTTCTCCTGCGCGAGGCACGCGTGGTCGACCGCCGCCCGATCCGCGGGGGGCACCTGAAGCTCACCCTCTCCTCCGGCGGGCGCCGCTTCGACGCGGTCGGTTTCGGGCTGGCGGAGAAGGGGGAGGTGGTGGGGGAGGTCGTCGATCTTCTCTTTTCGCCGGGGATTAACGTGTGGAACGGGAAGAGTTCTCTCCAGCTTGTCCTCAAGGATGTGCGGCCGGCAGGGAGCGGGAAGGAAGCATTCCCCAATCTGCCACAACCAGCCGCAGAAAGCCTCTTGACAGAAGCTTCGCTTAGGTAG
- a CDS encoding tetratricopeptide repeat protein codes for MNKENVLTVAVAIIVGLLGGYLIYGVSSHKEPVVSSSVPTGTGSPTEYQQRIAEAEKIVAREPGNVQVWNQLANDYFDTDQPQKAVQAYTKVLELDPKNTNALTDQGIMYRKMGWYDKAIANFERAQQIDPNHLQSLYNLGVVYMVDLKKTEEARAVWTKYLQFDSTSPTAQQIKADLGTLPPPAGK; via the coding sequence GTGAACAAGGAGAATGTTCTCACCGTAGCTGTCGCCATCATCGTCGGTCTCCTCGGGGGGTACCTGATCTACGGCGTCAGCTCGCACAAGGAACCGGTCGTCAGCTCTTCCGTGCCGACCGGTACCGGCTCTCCCACTGAATACCAGCAGCGCATTGCGGAAGCGGAGAAGATCGTCGCCCGGGAGCCTGGAAACGTCCAGGTGTGGAACCAGCTCGCCAACGACTACTTCGACACGGACCAGCCGCAGAAGGCGGTGCAGGCGTACACGAAGGTGCTGGAACTCGACCCGAAGAACACGAACGCCCTGACGGACCAGGGGATCATGTACCGCAAGATGGGGTGGTACGACAAGGCGATCGCCAATTTCGAGCGGGCCCAGCAGATAGACCCGAACCACCTGCAGAGCCTGTACAACCTGGGCGTGGTGTACATGGTCGACCTGAAAAAGACCGAGGAAGCGCGAGCTGTCTGGACGAAGTATCTGCAGTTCGACTCCACGAGTCCGACGGCGCAGCAGATAAAGGCCGACCTGGGGACGCTTCCCCCACCGGCAGGAAAATAA
- the secF gene encoding protein translocase subunit SecF gives MELLGKTNIDFMGMKKISFVVSGIVALIGIIALVQIGRGAANMGIDFSGGTSLQLKFNAPITTEQARTALDKNGVKEVDLQEIKDGNKLLIKLRKSSTATGQAASEHVQEILRKELPANPFAVESATDIGPSIGDKLRKDTLVAVAISLLGIVLYIAWRFDFKFGVAAVVATTHDVLAMFAAFYLLHKEINLLFITAVLTIAGYSLTDTVVVFDRIRENMHKSLKEPMAPIFNRSINEVLSRSIVTSLTVLLASLSLLLFGGEVIHDFSFALVVGVVVGAYSSIFVASPIVALWEKSPVETKG, from the coding sequence ATGGAACTCTTAGGCAAAACCAACATAGATTTCATGGGCATGAAGAAGATCTCCTTCGTCGTCTCGGGGATCGTCGCCCTCATCGGGATCATCGCGCTCGTCCAGATCGGCCGCGGCGCCGCCAACATGGGTATCGACTTTTCCGGCGGCACCTCGCTGCAGCTGAAGTTCAACGCCCCCATCACCACCGAGCAGGCCCGCACCGCTCTCGACAAGAACGGTGTGAAGGAAGTCGACCTGCAGGAGATCAAGGACGGCAACAAGCTCCTCATCAAGCTCAGAAAGAGCAGCACCGCCACCGGGCAGGCGGCTTCCGAGCACGTGCAGGAGATCCTGCGCAAGGAGCTCCCGGCCAACCCCTTCGCTGTGGAGAGCGCCACCGACATCGGCCCCTCCATCGGTGACAAGCTGAGAAAGGACACCCTCGTTGCCGTAGCAATCTCCCTTCTGGGGATCGTGCTCTACATCGCGTGGCGCTTCGACTTCAAGTTCGGTGTCGCGGCGGTCGTGGCGACGACCCACGACGTCCTCGCGATGTTCGCTGCCTTCTACCTGTTGCACAAGGAAATCAACCTGCTCTTTATCACCGCAGTGCTGACGATCGCAGGCTACTCCCTCACCGACACGGTCGTCGTCTTTGACCGCATCAGGGAAAACATGCACAAGAGCCTGAAGGAGCCGATGGCCCCCATCTTCAACCGCTCCATCAACGAGGTGCTTTCCCGCAGTATCGTGACCTCCCTCACGGTGCTTCTCGCATCCCTGTCGTTGCTTCTCTTCGGTGGTGAAGTCATTCACGACTTCTCCTTCGCGCTGGTGGTGGGGGTCGTCGTCGGTGCCTACTCCTCCATCTTCGTGGCGAGCCCGATTGTAGCGCTGTGGGAGAAGTCCCCGGTCGAGACGAAAGGTTAA
- the secD gene encoding protein translocase subunit SecD, with protein sequence MNKGYTWRITLIVLFIIASLVYMVPTLVSPLPSWWSGLLPKDKIHLGLDLQGGTHLVMEVETDKAVEGSLDLIATDLEDSLNSQNLRFKRIARVGGDKVQVTLYDRATADAAQKLVKKKYPDIDILPPLDEAGFVSLQLRVNEKEAQVRKDRAVAQALETIRNRIDQFGVSEPVIQREGINHIVVQLPGIKDPKRAIELIGKTARLEFKLVDENVNAATATPGSVPEDDELLTEKRTDPQTGAVTETPLVVKKKAMITGDLLTDAQVRIDSQYNQPYVAIEFNSTGARLFDQVTAANTGKRFAIVLDNNIYSAPVIRERISGGSAQISGSFTEKEAADLAIVLRAGSLPAPVKIMQNVTVGPSLGADSIHKGLTAGLIGVALVFIFMAVYYKVCGLVANFGMVLNIVYLMGALAALGATLTLPGIAAIVLLVGMSVDSNVLIFERIREEMRLGKTPKAALDAGYDKAFLTIMDSHVTTLITAAVLFQFGTGPVKGFAVSLSLGVIINLFTSLLATKVLFDMFLDRVHVKRLSI encoded by the coding sequence ATGAACAAGGGTTACACCTGGCGCATCACCCTGATAGTCCTTTTTATCATCGCCTCGCTTGTGTACATGGTGCCCACGCTGGTCTCGCCGCTTCCTTCCTGGTGGAGCGGGCTTTTGCCGAAGGACAAGATCCACCTCGGCCTCGACCTGCAGGGTGGTACCCACCTGGTGATGGAGGTGGAAACGGACAAGGCGGTGGAGGGGAGTCTCGACCTCATCGCAACCGATCTGGAAGACTCGCTGAACTCCCAGAATCTGCGCTTTAAAAGGATCGCCAGGGTAGGGGGGGACAAGGTGCAGGTCACGCTGTACGACCGCGCCACCGCCGACGCAGCACAGAAGCTGGTGAAGAAGAAATATCCCGATATCGACATCCTCCCCCCCCTCGACGAGGCCGGCTTCGTGAGCCTGCAGCTCAGGGTGAACGAGAAGGAGGCGCAGGTCAGGAAGGATCGCGCCGTCGCCCAGGCGCTGGAGACGATCCGCAACAGGATTGACCAGTTCGGCGTCTCCGAGCCGGTGATCCAGCGCGAAGGGATCAACCACATCGTGGTGCAGCTCCCGGGGATCAAGGATCCGAAGCGCGCCATCGAGCTGATCGGCAAGACCGCCCGCCTCGAGTTCAAGCTCGTGGACGAGAACGTGAATGCCGCCACCGCCACCCCCGGCTCCGTGCCGGAGGATGACGAGCTCCTCACCGAGAAGCGCACCGACCCGCAGACCGGTGCCGTCACCGAGACGCCGCTCGTGGTGAAGAAGAAGGCGATGATCACCGGCGATCTCCTCACCGACGCCCAGGTGAGGATCGACTCCCAGTACAACCAGCCGTACGTCGCCATCGAGTTCAACTCCACCGGCGCGCGCCTCTTCGACCAGGTCACCGCGGCTAACACCGGGAAGCGTTTCGCCATCGTCCTTGACAACAACATCTACTCCGCTCCGGTGATCCGGGAGAGGATCTCCGGCGGCAGCGCCCAGATCTCCGGCTCCTTCACCGAGAAGGAAGCTGCCGACCTGGCGATCGTGCTCCGCGCCGGTTCGCTGCCGGCTCCTGTGAAGATCATGCAGAACGTCACCGTCGGTCCTTCCCTCGGTGCCGACTCGATCCACAAGGGTCTTACCGCCGGTCTTATCGGCGTGGCGCTCGTCTTCATCTTCATGGCCGTCTACTACAAGGTGTGCGGCCTGGTGGCGAACTTCGGGATGGTGCTGAACATCGTCTATCTCATGGGTGCCCTCGCTGCCCTCGGCGCGACCCTCACCCTCCCCGGTATCGCCGCTATCGTTCTTCTCGTCGGTATGTCCGTCGACTCGAACGTACTCATCTTCGAACGAATAAGGGAGGAGATGCGTCTCGGGAAGACCCCGAAAGCGGCGCTCGATGCCGGCTACGACAAGGCGTTCCTCACCATCATGGACTCCCACGTGACCACCCTCATCACCGCCGCCGTCCTCTTCCAGTTCGGCACCGGTCCGGTGAAGGGGTTCGCGGTTTCCCTGAGCCTCGGTGTCATCATCAACCTGTTCACCTCGCTTCTGGCAACGAAGGTGCTCTTTGACATGTTCCTTGACCGCGTCCACGTGAAGCGGCTCAGCATATAA
- the yajC gene encoding preprotein translocase subunit YajC translates to MSGLPQQMQQILPLIFMFAIFYFLLIRPQQKKAKEHRALLDSLKRGDQVVTAGGMHGKVSALDDQVVTLEVAPGVNVKINKPFIASIVKKD, encoded by the coding sequence ATGTCAGGACTCCCGCAACAGATGCAACAGATTCTCCCCCTCATCTTCATGTTTGCCATCTTCTACTTCCTCCTCATCCGTCCCCAGCAGAAGAAGGCGAAGGAGCACAGGGCCCTCCTCGACTCCCTGAAGAGGGGTGACCAGGTGGTGACCGCGGGGGGGATGCACGGCAAGGTCAGCGCCCTCGACGATCAGGTCGTGACCCTCGAGGTGGCTCCCGGCGTCAACGTGAAGATCAACAAGCCGTTCATAGCCTCGATCGTCAAGAAGGACTAG
- the tgt gene encoding tRNA guanosine(34) transglycosylase Tgt, producing the protein MTFELIQNDPGCDARLGSLTTSHGTIETPIFMPVGTQATVKAMTPEELKEVGSQIILANTYHLYLRPGHELVGRLGGLHGFMNWDRPILTDSGGFQVFSLGELRKISEEGVRFRSHIDGSSHFISPESSIAIQRSLGSDIIMCFDECPPYPADYSYVKRSMELTTRWARRCKDAPRDEHQALFGIVQGGMHPELRRESALSLMEIGFDGYALGGLSVGEEKGTMHSMLQACKDFLPTDSPRYVMGIGAPEDLIEAVYAGYDMFDCVMPTRNARNGALFTSAGRINIKAGAYAEDNTPLDPECDCYVCRNYSRAYLRHLYRSKEILASRLNTWHNLHYYLNLMNGARKAIGEGRFSSFRKEFYAKMGATPPQY; encoded by the coding sequence ATTACGTTCGAACTGATACAGAATGACCCCGGGTGCGACGCCCGGCTCGGCTCTTTGACAACCTCCCACGGCACCATCGAGACCCCGATCTTCATGCCGGTGGGAACCCAGGCAACCGTGAAGGCGATGACCCCGGAAGAGCTGAAGGAAGTCGGCTCCCAGATCATCCTCGCCAACACCTACCACCTCTACCTGCGCCCCGGCCACGAGCTCGTCGGGCGCCTCGGCGGGCTGCACGGATTCATGAACTGGGACCGCCCGATCCTCACCGACAGCGGCGGCTTCCAGGTCTTCAGCCTCGGTGAACTGCGCAAGATCTCCGAGGAGGGGGTGCGCTTCCGCTCCCACATCGACGGCTCCAGCCACTTCATCTCCCCCGAATCCTCCATCGCCATCCAGAGGTCGCTCGGTTCCGACATCATCATGTGCTTCGACGAGTGCCCGCCGTACCCCGCCGACTACTCCTACGTGAAGCGCTCCATGGAACTCACCACCCGCTGGGCGAGGCGCTGCAAGGACGCCCCCCGCGACGAGCACCAGGCGCTCTTCGGGATCGTGCAGGGTGGGATGCACCCGGAACTGCGCCGCGAGAGCGCCCTTTCCCTCATGGAGATCGGATTCGACGGCTACGCCCTCGGCGGCCTCTCGGTGGGGGAGGAAAAGGGGACGATGCACAGCATGCTGCAGGCGTGCAAGGATTTCCTCCCCACCGACTCCCCGCGCTACGTCATGGGGATAGGCGCGCCGGAGGACCTCATCGAGGCGGTCTATGCCGGGTACGACATGTTCGACTGCGTCATGCCGACGAGAAACGCCAGAAACGGCGCCCTCTTCACCTCGGCCGGCCGGATAAACATAAAGGCGGGCGCCTATGCGGAGGACAACACGCCGCTCGATCCGGAGTGCGACTGCTACGTCTGCCGCAACTACAGCAGGGCCTATCTCAGGCACCTGTACCGCAGCAAGGAGATCCTCGCCTCGCGGCTCAACACCTGGCACAACCTGCACTACTACCTGAACCTCATGAATGGGGCCCGCAAGGCGATCGGTGAGGGGCGCTTCTCCAGCTTCAGGAAGGAATTCTACGCAAAGATGGGGGCGACCCCGCCGCAGTACTAG
- the queA gene encoding tRNA preQ1(34) S-adenosylmethionine ribosyltransferase-isomerase QueA yields MFLSDFDYELPPELIAQHPPEVRGASRVMTLGRRCGTIGESVIGDLPGCFRPGDLLVLNDTRVIPARLFGQKESGGKVEIFLVRRLRAPGEVWECLIKASKAPQGGCRILLPEGMAAVVLAREEGHWQVEFDPCEDFTSWLERVGKMPLPPYIKREPEGEDRERYQTVFAKEKGAVAAPTAGLHFTEAVLAEIAARGVRLAPLTLHVGLGTFMPVRVEALSEHKMHRESYRIPEETAAAVRETKERGGRVIALGTTALRALEHAAVSGELHGEADIFILPGYRFRSVDALITNFHLPKSTLLMLVCAFAGKESLLNAYREAVARKFRFFSYGDAMFIS; encoded by the coding sequence ATGTTTCTTTCCGATTTCGATTACGAGCTCCCCCCCGAGCTGATCGCCCAGCATCCCCCCGAGGTCCGCGGCGCCTCCCGCGTCATGACCCTGGGACGCCGGTGCGGGACGATCGGCGAGTCCGTCATTGGCGACCTTCCGGGGTGCTTCCGTCCCGGCGACCTCCTCGTGCTAAACGATACCCGCGTCATACCCGCGCGGCTCTTCGGGCAGAAGGAGAGCGGCGGCAAGGTGGAGATCTTTCTCGTGCGCCGGCTCCGCGCGCCGGGGGAGGTGTGGGAGTGCCTGATAAAGGCGTCCAAGGCGCCGCAGGGGGGGTGCCGCATCCTCCTTCCAGAGGGGATGGCCGCGGTCGTTCTCGCGAGGGAAGAGGGGCACTGGCAGGTCGAGTTTGACCCCTGCGAAGATTTCACCTCCTGGCTGGAGCGGGTCGGGAAGATGCCCCTCCCACCCTACATAAAGAGGGAGCCGGAAGGGGAGGACCGGGAGAGGTACCAGACGGTCTTTGCCAAAGAGAAGGGGGCGGTCGCGGCGCCGACTGCCGGGCTGCACTTTACCGAGGCGGTTCTCGCAGAGATCGCCGCCCGCGGCGTTCGGCTCGCTCCGCTCACGCTTCACGTGGGGCTCGGGACCTTCATGCCGGTCCGGGTGGAGGCGCTCTCCGAGCACAAGATGCACCGCGAGTCGTACCGCATACCGGAGGAAACGGCTGCCGCGGTGCGGGAGACGAAGGAAAGGGGGGGGCGGGTGATCGCGCTCGGAACGACCGCGCTGAGGGCTCTGGAGCACGCGGCGGTTTCCGGCGAGCTGCACGGTGAGGCGGACATCTTCATCCTCCCCGGATACCGCTTCCGCTCCGTCGACGCGCTTATCACCAATTTCCACCTCCCGAAGTCGACGCTCCTGATGCTCGTGTGCGCCTTCGCGGGGAAGGAGTCGCTACTGAACGCCTACCGCGAGGCGGTGGCGAGGAAGTTCCGCTTTTTCAGCTACGGGGATGCGATGTTCATCTCCTAG
- a CDS encoding SpoIID/LytB domain-containing protein: MKALRSILIILLILVAGHSSAALRPETIRVAVVKGVETVTLDGNGVLVTGPNGEPLRLDPPIELRRSRDGVTVNGRPFSRIVATAAALVRVNGKGYRGIVEIGPGERGLLVVNELPLEEYLIGLINCEISSAWPMEAIKAQAVIARSYAVFQKAARKNAPYQLESSVMDQVYDGADQEDSRAARGVQETAGEVLTFNGRTIQAFYHANCSGHTEDSREVWGLSLPYLRGVPCKYCQEANPSRWEQTIPLKKVEGALKSAGYPVSGIREVRVGGRNESGRVQDVQITCSRGKVSVPGVAFRKAIGYGVVKSTNFDLLILGDDVMVAGAGSGHGVGLCQWGSKQRALDGFSYREILSYYYPGVQFSAAYSRPE; this comes from the coding sequence ATGAAAGCTCTTCGCAGCATTCTTATAATCCTTCTCATTCTCGTGGCGGGCCACAGTTCCGCGGCGTTGCGTCCGGAGACGATCCGGGTCGCGGTGGTGAAGGGGGTGGAGACGGTAACGCTCGACGGAAACGGCGTCCTCGTCACCGGTCCGAACGGCGAACCGCTCCGTCTCGATCCTCCCATCGAGCTGCGCCGCTCCCGCGACGGCGTCACGGTGAACGGCAGGCCCTTCTCCCGTATCGTCGCGACGGCGGCGGCTCTCGTGCGGGTCAACGGGAAGGGGTACCGCGGCATTGTGGAGATCGGCCCCGGCGAGCGCGGGCTTTTGGTGGTAAACGAGCTTCCTCTCGAGGAGTACCTCATCGGTCTCATCAACTGCGAGATTTCCTCGGCCTGGCCGATGGAGGCGATAAAGGCGCAGGCGGTGATCGCCCGCTCCTACGCGGTGTTCCAGAAGGCCGCCCGCAAGAACGCGCCGTACCAGCTCGAGTCGAGCGTCATGGACCAGGTGTACGACGGCGCGGACCAGGAAGACAGCCGGGCGGCGCGCGGGGTGCAGGAGACCGCCGGCGAGGTCCTGACCTTCAACGGGCGCACCATCCAGGCCTTCTACCACGCCAACTGCTCCGGCCACACGGAGGACTCCCGGGAGGTGTGGGGGCTCTCCCTTCCATATCTGCGCGGCGTCCCCTGCAAGTACTGCCAGGAAGCGAACCCGAGCCGGTGGGAGCAGACCATCCCCCTGAAAAAGGTGGAAGGGGCGCTGAAGTCGGCAGGGTACCCGGTGAGCGGGATCCGCGAGGTCCGGGTGGGGGGGCGCAACGAAAGCGGCCGCGTCCAGGATGTGCAGATCACCTGCAGCCGCGGCAAGGTGAGCGTCCCCGGCGTGGCCTTCAGGAAGGCGATCGGATACGGCGTGGTGAAGAGCACCAACTTTGACTTGCTTATCCTCGGCGACGACGTTATGGTGGCGGGCGCCGGGAGCGGGCACGGGGTGGGACTGTGCCAGTGGGGCTCCAAGCAGCGCGCGCTGGACGGATTCTCCTACCGGGAGATCCTCTCCTACTACTATCCCGGCGTGCAGTTCTCCGCCGCCTACAGCCGCCCGGAGTAA
- a CDS encoding HD-GYP domain-containing protein, producing the protein MLNSLKIKILTLVACLLVFIISSVAYVNFREQKELLHEIANRNTVLLTETIKSSIGSSMLSGHTDEVRSIFGRIKTREFVKSLRILDESGKVLASATPSEVGRQIPEDRNDPPRTGYCMIAGKEAFHSYARISNAPACHKCHPASKEILGVLEIGLSLDYLNGFIERERHTAIVSTFLLVFLILATIGIFLVFYVDVPIRKLISHMRRVENGDFSQKPAITSSNEMHTLSESFNGMVEKLKALMESSISHERELTKAQEKLSYHRETQLMNARLEEQIKEIENLNITLEERIEEIEEANYKIADLAGELEDKNTNLEKAVAKLSTLYRLGLAINATMEVEKLFQLVVQTTMDTLHAQIGYINLWDPQHGLLKVCTMIGHKEFTSEGSWWPLRPSSISGWVIENRKPLLITDMNEFPEFDRMSALGFERRTLICAPLIVKEELIGTLTVVNKMNSSTYSYEELELLTTIAAQASIAIKNAKLYDEQQKTYLNTIQALVSAIEASDSYTSGHSERVTRYSLALAKKLELPQPRLKVIERAAILHDIGKIGIDLSLLHKEARLTPADIEELQQHPTIGMKILEPIEFLNDVRLCIGQHHERYDGMGYPGNVPGTELLLESRILAIADSFDAMTSDRPYRKALQLDDAIEELLDNSGSQFDPELVRIFITLLRTPLFFHKQQYADNALSGGGDCPPRQFVL; encoded by the coding sequence ATGCTCAACTCGCTGAAGATAAAGATCCTCACTCTGGTAGCCTGCCTGCTGGTCTTCATCATTTCCTCCGTTGCTTATGTGAACTTCAGAGAGCAAAAGGAGCTCCTCCACGAGATAGCAAACAGAAACACCGTCCTCCTCACCGAAACGATAAAGAGCAGCATAGGGAGCTCCATGCTCTCCGGGCATACGGATGAGGTGCGGAGCATCTTCGGCAGGATCAAGACGCGCGAGTTCGTGAAGTCGCTGCGTATCCTCGACGAGTCGGGGAAGGTTCTCGCCTCCGCCACCCCCTCGGAAGTCGGCCGCCAGATACCGGAGGACCGGAACGACCCGCCGAGAACCGGCTACTGCATGATCGCTGGAAAAGAGGCGTTCCACTCCTACGCCAGGATCAGCAACGCGCCCGCCTGCCACAAATGTCACCCCGCCTCGAAAGAGATCCTCGGTGTCCTCGAAATAGGGCTCTCCCTCGACTACCTGAACGGCTTTATCGAGCGGGAGCGTCACACGGCGATCGTATCGACCTTCCTCCTCGTCTTCCTCATCCTGGCGACTATCGGCATCTTCCTTGTCTTTTACGTCGACGTCCCGATCAGGAAACTGATCAGCCACATGAGGCGGGTGGAGAACGGCGACTTCAGCCAGAAGCCGGCGATCACGAGCTCCAACGAGATGCACACCCTTTCCGAGAGTTTCAACGGGATGGTGGAAAAGCTGAAGGCGCTCATGGAGTCGAGCATCAGCCACGAGCGGGAACTCACCAAGGCGCAGGAGAAGCTCTCCTACCACCGCGAGACCCAGCTCATGAACGCCCGGCTGGAAGAGCAGATAAAGGAAATCGAGAATCTTAACATCACCCTCGAGGAGCGGATCGAGGAGATCGAGGAAGCGAACTACAAGATCGCCGACCTCGCCGGGGAACTGGAGGACAAGAACACCAATCTCGAGAAGGCGGTGGCGAAGCTCTCCACCCTCTACCGGCTCGGCCTTGCCATCAACGCCACCATGGAAGTGGAGAAGCTCTTCCAGCTCGTCGTGCAGACCACGATGGACACGCTCCACGCCCAGATCGGCTACATAAACCTGTGGGACCCGCAGCACGGGCTCCTGAAGGTGTGCACCATGATCGGGCACAAGGAATTCACCTCCGAGGGGAGCTGGTGGCCGCTACGCCCGTCCAGCATCTCCGGCTGGGTCATCGAGAACCGGAAACCGCTCCTCATCACCGACATGAACGAGTTCCCCGAGTTCGACCGCATGAGCGCCCTCGGCTTCGAGCGCCGGACCCTCATCTGTGCACCCCTCATCGTGAAGGAAGAGCTCATCGGCACCCTCACGGTGGTGAACAAGATGAACAGCTCCACCTACAGCTATGAGGAGCTGGAGCTCCTGACCACGATCGCCGCCCAGGCGAGCATCGCCATCAAGAACGCGAAGCTCTACGACGAGCAGCAAAAGACCTACCTGAACACCATCCAGGCGCTTGTATCTGCGATCGAGGCGAGCGACTCCTACACCTCCGGCCACTCCGAGCGCGTCACCCGCTACAGTCTCGCGCTGGCGAAAAAGCTGGAGCTCCCGCAGCCCCGGCTGAAGGTTATCGAGCGCGCCGCCATCCTGCACGACATCGGAAAGATCGGGATCGACCTCTCCCTCCTGCACAAGGAGGCGCGCCTCACCCCGGCCGACATAGAGGAGCTGCAGCAACACCCGACGATCGGCATGAAGATCCTCGAGCCGATCGAGTTTTTGAACGACGTCCGCCTCTGCATAGGGCAGCACCACGAGCGCTACGACGGAATGGGGTACCCGGGCAACGTCCCCGGGACGGAGCTTCTCCTCGAGTCACGCATCCTCGCCATCGCCGATTCTTTCGACGCCATGACCTCGGATCGCCCGTACCGGAAGGCGCTGCAACTCGACGACGCCATAGAGGAGCTCCTCGACAACTCCGGCAGCCAGTTCGACCCGGAGCTCGTGCGCATCTTCATCACGCTCCTGCGCACCCCCCTCTTCTTCCACAAGCAGCAGTACGCGGACAACGCACTCTCCGGGGGCGGGGATTGCCCACCCCGGCAATTCGTGCTATAA